The following proteins come from a genomic window of Mammaliicoccus sp. Marseille-Q6498:
- a CDS encoding GntP family permease: MNGDLYLILIAVIGIGVLLYLVMVSKLQAFVALLISSVLIGLASGMDLNKIVETVESGMGGTLGFIAVVVGLGAMFGEVLKVSGGAERLALTMVNKFGENKAQWALGITGFIVSIPVFLDVALVILIPIVYSLAQKSKKPILFYGIPLLAGLAVTHAFVPPTPGPITVAKMLGVDLGWVILFGVIAGIPAMIIAGPIFGTFISKKVHIEMPDIAKLHGEVKDIKSEKDLPSFALVVSLILIPLILILINTVSGVVLPDGMVKDVLTFVGHPFIALIITVLLTFWLLGTRRGYTKDELQEIATKALEPAGIIILITGAGGVFKQTLIDSGVGKVMGEYMAQTSLPIVMVAFLIALFVRVAQGSATVAMVTGAGLVSPIIADMSVSQPVLGLITIAIAAGSTAVSHVNDSGFWLVNRFFGMTEKQTLKTWTVMETIIGFVGFAVVMILSLFIK, encoded by the coding sequence ATGAATGGTGATTTATATTTAATATTGATTGCAGTAATAGGTATCGGTGTACTTCTATATTTAGTCATGGTATCTAAATTACAAGCCTTTGTTGCACTACTTATTTCAAGTGTTCTTATTGGCTTAGCTTCAGGTATGGATTTAAACAAGATAGTTGAAACAGTTGAAAGTGGAATGGGTGGTACTTTAGGGTTTATAGCTGTCGTTGTTGGTCTTGGTGCCATGTTTGGTGAAGTGTTAAAAGTTTCTGGTGGTGCGGAGAGACTAGCTTTAACTATGGTTAATAAATTTGGTGAAAATAAAGCGCAATGGGCACTTGGTATAACTGGTTTTATTGTGTCTATTCCTGTATTTCTAGATGTTGCCCTAGTTATTTTAATCCCAATAGTTTATAGTTTAGCTCAAAAATCTAAGAAGCCTATACTATTTTATGGTATTCCTTTATTAGCAGGTTTAGCTGTAACACATGCATTTGTTCCACCAACACCTGGACCTATTACAGTTGCTAAAATGTTAGGAGTAGATTTAGGATGGGTTATACTATTTGGTGTCATTGCTGGTATACCTGCAATGATTATAGCCGGACCAATTTTCGGTACATTTATTAGTAAGAAAGTACATATCGAAATGCCAGATATCGCAAAACTGCATGGAGAAGTAAAGGATATTAAATCAGAAAAAGACCTACCTAGTTTTGCTTTAGTAGTAAGCTTGATTTTAATTCCTTTAATTTTAATATTAATTAATACTGTATCAGGTGTCGTATTGCCAGACGGTATGGTTAAAGATGTTCTTACATTTGTTGGTCATCCTTTTATAGCATTGATCATTACTGTCTTATTAACATTTTGGTTATTAGGTACTAGAAGAGGTTACACTAAAGACGAATTACAAGAAATTGCAACTAAAGCATTGGAGCCAGCAGGTATTATTATTCTGATTACTGGTGCTGGTGGTGTATTCAAACAAACTTTAATTGATAGTGGTGTAGGTAAAGTAATGGGTGAATATATGGCACAAACGAGCTTACCAATAGTGATGGTCGCATTCTTAATCGCATTGTTCGTTCGTGTAGCACAAGGTTCTGCAACAGTAGCAATGGTAACAGGAGCCGGACTCGTATCTCCAATAATTGCTGATATGTCAGTATCACAACCAGTGTTAGGACTTATAACAATCGCAATTGCAGCAGGATCCACAGCAGTATCACACGTAAATGATTCAGGATTCTGGTTAGTAAATAGATTCTTCGGAATGACAGAAAAGCAAACACTTAAAACATGGACAGTAATGGAAACAATAATCGGATTTGTAGGATTTGCTGTAGTAATGATATTAAGTTTGTTTATAAAATAG
- a CDS encoding LLM class flavin-dependent oxidoreductase produces MERMKLGLFYSGYGHHVASSRHPKAQKDGSMNLNKVIEQAKIAEQAKFDFLFLSDSLYLDKKTHPDTYTSFEPLSLMSIIATQTEHLGLVVTASTSFSEPFNLARTFSSLDHYSNGRAGWNIVTSGISDTAKNFNGTTNVDHDKRYDQAYEFIDISKKLWDSWGQVNPERLHSEGVFLEDNEPKPIDYEGEFYSVRGPLNIEKSPQGHPLLVQAGSSKKGTEFASKNAEVVFTAQNDIRDAVAFAENLKKQVKEIRGPEQEIAIMPGIFPVIGETQEEADANYKALQDLIVPEMGLQLLSSYLGDTDLSGYELNTPFENVELNRNGNNIQSRVDLIRETAKKDHLTLEDVMKHVAGARGHHIVVGTAKDVADRMEEWFTQGAADGFNIMPPLNPTQFDLFVNKVIPILQDRGLIQTDYSEGTLREKLGLDNSKILNKSYGY; encoded by the coding sequence ATGGAGAGAATGAAATTAGGTCTTTTTTATAGCGGTTATGGGCACCATGTAGCAAGTTCTAGACATCCAAAAGCGCAAAAGGATGGAAGTATGAATTTAAATAAAGTGATTGAGCAAGCGAAAATTGCGGAACAGGCGAAGTTTGATTTTCTGTTTCTATCAGATAGTTTATATCTTGATAAAAAGACACATCCTGATACTTATACAAGTTTCGAACCACTTAGTTTAATGTCTATTATAGCGACGCAAACTGAACATTTAGGTCTAGTAGTGACAGCGTCTACTTCATTTTCAGAGCCGTTTAATTTAGCTAGAACGTTTTCTTCATTGGATCATTATAGTAATGGTAGAGCGGGTTGGAATATTGTGACGTCTGGTATTAGTGATACGGCTAAAAATTTTAATGGTACAACAAATGTGGATCATGATAAGAGATACGACCAAGCTTATGAGTTTATAGATATATCTAAAAAATTATGGGATTCGTGGGGTCAAGTAAATCCTGAGCGTTTACATTCAGAAGGTGTGTTTTTAGAGGATAATGAGCCTAAACCGATTGACTATGAAGGTGAGTTCTACAGTGTTAGAGGTCCGTTGAATATTGAGAAATCTCCACAAGGGCATCCGTTGTTAGTTCAAGCAGGGTCATCTAAAAAGGGTACTGAATTTGCTTCAAAAAATGCCGAAGTTGTTTTTACTGCTCAAAATGATATTCGTGATGCGGTAGCTTTTGCTGAAAATTTAAAGAAACAAGTTAAAGAAATTAGAGGTCCAGAGCAAGAAATTGCTATTATGCCAGGAATTTTCCCAGTTATAGGTGAGACGCAAGAAGAAGCGGATGCGAATTATAAAGCGTTACAAGATTTGATTGTACCTGAAATGGGATTACAATTATTGTCTTCTTATTTAGGTGATACAGATTTAAGTGGATATGAGTTAAATACACCATTTGAAAATGTTGAATTAAATCGTAATGGTAATAATATTCAAAGTCGAGTGGATCTTATTAGAGAAACAGCTAAAAAAGATCATTTAACGTTAGAAGATGTGATGAAACACGTTGCTGGTGCAAGAGGACATCATATTGTAGTTGGAACGGCGAAAGATGTAGCCGATAGAATGGAAGAATGGTTTACTCAAGGTGCAGCAGATGGGTTTAACATTATGCCGCCATTAAATCCTACTCAATTTGATTTGTTCGTTAACAAAGTAATTCCAATTTTGCAGGATAGAGGATTAATTCAAACAGATTATAGCGAAGGAACATTGAGAGAAAAGTTAGGGCTAGATAACAGTAAAATTCTTAATAAATCATACGGTTATTAA